The proteins below come from a single Triticum aestivum cultivar Chinese Spring chromosome 5D, IWGSC CS RefSeq v2.1, whole genome shotgun sequence genomic window:
- the LOC123120975 gene encoding uncharacterized protein has translation MAGGVHNKRHPSGPALAKTNEGGESRSAPAATALIRTIHRPTRSVGVVFHRSIYTHKYGAPELLPNHVNFAGRHLPVHILMSMKITDVNMETDALANHINLLPMHSLNSSMKATDVNMEIEALANHIRLTRRGEGEGTDVGNKKTKKKIFRVPQEELDDILSFQLPPAWPSLGKRCPSLVGELEKMKESFLAEREKMRREYQIMGYATYEAEVTDDDDDEEDTLVAIPAATSFHGEKDDAAATSSPWIIPRGRGRKRFRPGVVKQASGVKKIT, from the exons ATGGCCGGTGGCGTG catAACAAACGCCACCCATCGGGGCCAGCCTTGGCGAAAACAAACGAAGGGGGAGAAAGCAGATCGGCGCCGGCGGCGACTGCGCTGATACGTACT ATCCACAGGCCGACTCGGAGCGTGGGTGTTGTCTTCCACCGGAGCATATACACACATAAATATGGGGCGCCTGAGCTTCTACCAAATCACGTCAATTTCGCTGGACGCCATTTGCCAGTGCACATCCTCATGTCGATGAAGATCACCGATGTCAATATGGAAACAGACGCGCTAGCAAATCACATCAATCTCTTGCCAATGCATAGCCTGAACAGCtcgatgaaggccaccgatgtcaATATGGAAATAGAGGCGCTAGCAAATCACATCCGTCTCACACGAAGAGGAGAGGGGGAGGGTACGGATGTGGGGaacaagaagaccaagaagaagattTTCCGTGTGCCCCAGGAGGAGCTGGATGACATACTTTCGTTTCAGCTGCCGCCCGCTTGGCCGTCTCTGGGTAAACGCTGTCCGTCACTCGTTGGCGAGTTGGAGAAGATGAAGGAAAGCTTTTTGGCCGAGCGGGAGAAGATGAGGCGAGAGTACCAGATCATGGGCTACGCCACGTATGAAGCAGAGGTcaccgatgatgatgatgatgaggaagacaCATTGGTGGCGATTCCAGCGGCGACATCTTTTCACGGGGAGAAGGACGATGCAGCAGCTACATCTTCTCCTTGGATTATTCCACGGGGAAGAGGCCGAAAAAGATTTCGCCCGGGAGTTGTCAAGCAAGCAAGTGGCGTTAAGAAAATAACTTAG